A genomic window from Canis aureus isolate CA01 chromosome 2, VMU_Caureus_v.1.0, whole genome shotgun sequence includes:
- the MFGE8 gene encoding lactadherin isoform X2 gives MLGPRLLAALCGALLCASGLRAASGDFCDSSQCLNGGTCLLGQDNTPFYCLCPQGFTGLICNETEKACAMPLGMETGSIADSQISASSVHLGFMGLQRWAPELARLHRTGIVNAWTASNYDKNPWIQVNLMRKMRVTGVVTQGASRAGSAEYLKTFKVAYSVNGRKFQFIQDAEGTGDKIFVGNMDNNGLKVNLFDFPLEVQYVRLVPIICHRGCTLRFELLGCELNGCAEPLGMKDNTIPDKQITASSIYRTWGLNAFSWYPFYARLDKQGKFNAWTAQTNDASEWLQVDLGFQRQVTGIITQGARDFGHIQYVAAYKVAYSNDSKNWTEYKDQGAIEGKIFPGNLDNNSHKKNMFEMPFLARFVRILPVAWHNRITMRVELLGC, from the exons ATGCTCGGCCCCCGCCTGCTGGCCGCGCTCTGCGGCGCGCTGCTCTGCGCCTCGGGACTCCGCGCCGCCTCGG GTGACTTCTGTGACTCTAGCCAGTGCCTGAATGGTGGGACCTGCTTGTTGGGCCAGGACAACACTCCCTTCTACTGCCTCTGCCCCCAAGGCTTCACAGGCCTGATCTGCAATGAGACTGAGAAAG cctGTGCCATGCCGCTGGGCATGGAGACGGGCTCCATTGCCGACTCGCAGATCTCTGCCTCTTCTGTGCACTTGGGCTTCATGGGTTTACAGCGCTGGGCCCCAGAGCTGGCTCGTCTGCACCGCACGGGCATTGTCAATGCTTGGACAGCCAGCAACTATGATAAGAACCCCTGGATCCAG GTAAACCTGATGCGGAAGATGCGTGTGACAGGTGTGGTGACACAGGGTGCCAGCCGTGCAGGCAGTGCTGAGTACCTGAAGACTTTCAAGGTGGCCTATAGCGTCAATGGACGCAAGTTCCAGTTTATCCAGGATGCAGAGGGGACAGGAGACAAG ATATTTGTTGGTAACATGGACAACAATGGTCTGAAGGTCAACCTGTTTGACTTCCCTCTGGAAGTGCAGTATGTGAGACTGGTGCCCATCATCTGCCACCGGGGCTGTACCCTCCGCTTTGAGCTCCTTGGCTGTGAGTTGAATG GATGTGCCGAACCCCTGGGCATGAAGGACAATACCATCCCTGACAAGCAGATCACAGCATCCAGCATCTACAGGACCTGGGGCCTGAATGCCTTCAGCTGGTATCCCTTCTACGCACGGCTGGACAAGCAGGGCAAGTTCAATGCCTGGACTGCCCAGACCAATGATGCCTCGGAGTGGCTGCAG GTGGACCTGGGCTTCCAGAGGCAAGTGACTGGCATCATTACCCAGGGGGCCCGAGACTTTGGCCACATCCAGTATGTGGCAGCCTACAAGGTAGCCTACAGTAATGACAGCAAGAACTGGACCGAGTACAAGGACCAGGGGGCGATCGAAGGCAAG ATCTTCCCTGGCAACTTGGACAATAATTCGCACAAGAAGAACATGTTTGAGATGCCCTTCCTGGCTCGTTTTGTGCGCATCCTGCCCGTAGCCTGGCACAACCGTATCACCATGCGTGTGGAACTGCTGGGCTGTTAG
- the MFGE8 gene encoding lactadherin isoform X1 — MLGPRLLAALCGALLCASGLRAASGDFCDSSQCLNGGTCLLGQDNTPFYCLCPQGFTGLICNETEKGPCFPNPCHNDAECQVIDDLHRGDVFTQYVCQCPHGYTGTHCEITCAMPLGMETGSIADSQISASSVHLGFMGLQRWAPELARLHRTGIVNAWTASNYDKNPWIQVNLMRKMRVTGVVTQGASRAGSAEYLKTFKVAYSVNGRKFQFIQDAEGTGDKIFVGNMDNNGLKVNLFDFPLEVQYVRLVPIICHRGCTLRFELLGCELNGCAEPLGMKDNTIPDKQITASSIYRTWGLNAFSWYPFYARLDKQGKFNAWTAQTNDASEWLQVDLGFQRQVTGIITQGARDFGHIQYVAAYKVAYSNDSKNWTEYKDQGAIEGKIFPGNLDNNSHKKNMFEMPFLARFVRILPVAWHNRITMRVELLGC; from the exons ATGCTCGGCCCCCGCCTGCTGGCCGCGCTCTGCGGCGCGCTGCTCTGCGCCTCGGGACTCCGCGCCGCCTCGG GTGACTTCTGTGACTCTAGCCAGTGCCTGAATGGTGGGACCTGCTTGTTGGGCCAGGACAACACTCCCTTCTACTGCCTCTGCCCCCAAGGCTTCACAGGCCTGATCTGCAATGAGACTGAGAAAG GCCCTTGTTTTCCCAATCCCTGCCACAATGATGCCGAATGCCAGGTGATCGATGACCTGCACAGAGGGGACGTCTTCACCCAGTATGTCTGCCAGTGTCCTCATGGCTACACAGGCACTCACTGTGAGATCA cctGTGCCATGCCGCTGGGCATGGAGACGGGCTCCATTGCCGACTCGCAGATCTCTGCCTCTTCTGTGCACTTGGGCTTCATGGGTTTACAGCGCTGGGCCCCAGAGCTGGCTCGTCTGCACCGCACGGGCATTGTCAATGCTTGGACAGCCAGCAACTATGATAAGAACCCCTGGATCCAG GTAAACCTGATGCGGAAGATGCGTGTGACAGGTGTGGTGACACAGGGTGCCAGCCGTGCAGGCAGTGCTGAGTACCTGAAGACTTTCAAGGTGGCCTATAGCGTCAATGGACGCAAGTTCCAGTTTATCCAGGATGCAGAGGGGACAGGAGACAAG ATATTTGTTGGTAACATGGACAACAATGGTCTGAAGGTCAACCTGTTTGACTTCCCTCTGGAAGTGCAGTATGTGAGACTGGTGCCCATCATCTGCCACCGGGGCTGTACCCTCCGCTTTGAGCTCCTTGGCTGTGAGTTGAATG GATGTGCCGAACCCCTGGGCATGAAGGACAATACCATCCCTGACAAGCAGATCACAGCATCCAGCATCTACAGGACCTGGGGCCTGAATGCCTTCAGCTGGTATCCCTTCTACGCACGGCTGGACAAGCAGGGCAAGTTCAATGCCTGGACTGCCCAGACCAATGATGCCTCGGAGTGGCTGCAG GTGGACCTGGGCTTCCAGAGGCAAGTGACTGGCATCATTACCCAGGGGGCCCGAGACTTTGGCCACATCCAGTATGTGGCAGCCTACAAGGTAGCCTACAGTAATGACAGCAAGAACTGGACCGAGTACAAGGACCAGGGGGCGATCGAAGGCAAG ATCTTCCCTGGCAACTTGGACAATAATTCGCACAAGAAGAACATGTTTGAGATGCCCTTCCTGGCTCGTTTTGTGCGCATCCTGCCCGTAGCCTGGCACAACCGTATCACCATGCGTGTGGAACTGCTGGGCTGTTAG